The genomic window AATACCATGTGGAAGGTAAttggaaagaaatatggaaagCGCATGCTCCACACAAAGCGCGTCATCTTCTTTGGAGATTATGTAGGGGATGTATTCCAACGAGACGTCGGTTATTAGAACGTCATGTTGATTGTGATGTTCATTGTCCATTATGTGAAGATGAAGTAGAAGATGATGTACACACTTTTTTCACCTGCGTTTCTGCTCAATCCAGTTGGCAAGCAGCTGGACTATCTGTCTTGGGTTCCGCAGCTTGTCAGCAAGGTAGTGCGGCAGATAGAGTGTTTGCCTTGTGTCGGAATGAGGATTACGCTACTATAGGTAGAGTGGTCACGCTGTTATGGAGTATATGACATAACcggaatgataaaatttggaatgatAATGTTATAAGTCCAATCCAAATTGGTCGAGCTGCGTTTGATCATTGGAACGAGTGGTTTGCAGTCCATAAGTTGCGAAGTAACGATGATCATGATGTTCCGCTTGTCAGCACCAATCAGTGGGAAAAGCCTCGTATAGGATGGTTAaagtgcaatgtagatgcaTCATTTTTTGTCGGTGCAAGTAGGACCGCGATGGGTGCTTGTTTTCGTAATAATTCTGGTGAGTTTATGGCTGGAATTACGCAGTGGCAGCAACTGACTTTATCAACAGAGGAGGGTGAAGCATGGGCATTATTGCAAgctatgaatgaagctaagagtAGAGGATTTGAAAGCgtccaatttgaaagtgactctcaagtgttggttgatgctattcgtACCAAACGACGAGGCAACTCAAagtttctttcaatcgttaatgaaattatcCTTGTTATGCGATCAcgtgtgaactttgaagttaagtttattagaagacaagtgaattcggttgctcacactttagctagggcggccaattcttggactagtttccataaatttgagattattccttcatgtattgaacttttgataattaatgaaatgcagtaagtttgtttggttcaaaaaaaaaagtagggtCAAACTgtatttggaaaactaaagtttttttaaattttttttatacataacatattaaattttctttttggtacataatatattaaatttatttgaaagagtAAGTGTgtggaaaaaaatattagtgaattaaaataagggtataataggaagataaagtgcaaaaatacattttcttaatttcttgttttttttttctttctaaaacgacaagtaatttgaaacggatgaagtataagcaaaattaatttacttttatcattttcaaaatttacttttatttattctcatgGAAATTTAAcgtaaattgcatttaatttactctattttttcttttctccatAATCCATAACCAATCAAAATTCATTTTACATCTTTCTATGAAACATATTTTAAGgaaatacaaaaattataattcaaattatcatattgtACTTTTCtcgataaatataaaaaaaaatttttataatatgagACGGAGAAGTAGATTGATAACGAGGAAATGAGACAagtcatttaatttaatgccaCATAAAGAGGAGAAAGAAAAAGTTGTTAATAGAAAACGATATCCACTTGTCAAAAAGGTAAGAGAAAAAACATCATCTCAATTAAACACATGAATGAAtggcttatcaaaaaaaaaaacacatgaatGAATGTAACAAAACAATTGCCGACTCAAACTCTATCACATTCTGATCCATCTGGCTGTATAAATTCTCACCACACAGTGAGACCAATCTACTACTCTACTAGTCAACAATTACTTGCTTCTTCTTCCAAGTTACCCAAATAAGTCATTCATCGCCgcgtattttatttttccatatGAAAAAAAGGTACAACCTGATAGGCTCAACTGAAATGGgataagcaaaaaaattatcttCTGTTAGTAAGTCAACATATCAATTTTGAACCCATGTGCTTCAACACcaataaggaaataaaaaagaataaaaagttaTCAACATACTACTAGTAGTTAATAAGAAATTGTCCTCGTGAACCTGGCTCAATTGGTAAACATCAAACTACATATGCAGGAGCTGAGATACGAAAAAAAACTGAGACGTTGATTCATAATCTGCAAGAGCGTGAATTTAACTTTTACAATTGACGTGAAAATTAAATAATCTATAACATCTCCGTTGGCAGTCTctcaaatttgaaaaaacttcATTAGTGAATAATCTGTAACATAGCACTCTCAgatttgaaatttgttgttaCTCACCTAAACTataatttttcacaaaatatttataaaaaaaaaaggcaagaTATTCTATGGTTAACTTGTTCTTCAAACTTACTTAATAGATAAATGAATGTTGacaattcacaaaaaaaaaataaataaataaataaataaataaatgaatgaatgttAACTTTGTCTTTTTGCCGATATTCCACGATATTCTAAAAAGTAGGGTATAGTGAATTGAAATTTTCGTTAGAAAAAAGTGTGGACGTTATCTTGCAACCATGGCTTTACTGTTCGAATCCACCACTAATCCCATAACATGTGGAATGAAGTGTTGCAACTACATAGGAGAAGTTTCTTTGATACTGTACTACTAGTGAAAGTTAACTCTATTATTGAATTTTGATATCATTGCAAATTGCAAATTGCAAATGCTGCTTATAGTGTCaagaaacaaataataattGGGAGGAGACCCCCCACTTGTGCTTGTGCTTGTGCTTCTACCCAATACAATAAATCAGATCATCTAAACCAGATATTGAATTACAAGACAGTATAACggataaaacagaaaaataagtTAAGTGGTTGAGGTTATCATTCAATTCTTCTTCTATTTCAGTAATAAAATATTCCAGATGTATGATATGATAAATGCTTAAAATCAAAAGCTTGATGATGccctggaaaaaaaaaaaaaaaaaaaaaaaaaaaaaaagaaccagGGAAATAAGTGAACTAAACTATAATTGCTACATACAAACGCAAGACaacatttgtattataaataaCACTGCATGGTACAAGTTAGAAAAACTATGATAAATCACCAAACTAGCAGCATCCCTAACAATATTTCATAATGGTCTCTATCTCAAGTCAACATAAGATCATTGCCTCCCAGATGAGAGCGGAGGCAAACACGGACTTCATGCTCTTCTGGTCCGACGCGATGTTTTGGTACCATGATCTCTAGCACCGAACCTGGCTCATCGTAGTATGCTTCCAGATTGGCATCTTCAGGAATTCTGGTTGAAAGAGAAATTTCACGGACAAACTCTCCAGAGGGGCAGTGCTCTGAAGATGCATCTGTAAGCTTGAATGTCCTATCATGTCTCTTGATGAAAGGCTTTCGAGATGTGCTCATACAAGAAACCTTGATGATACCATGAGTCAAAGTGTTCCTCCATGAAACTTTCACACTTGCAAGGTCTACAAAGGGCAGACTGATAATAATCAAGTAACCTTGTTCATCCTCATAGATAGTTTTGGCAGCTGTAACCGGTCCGTACACATTCTTTATCACACCGCTGAAGTCATTTAACCAGTGAGGTTCACTTGGGTGCATTTCTATATCTTGGATCCGATCAGATGGAGGATTAACAGCAAGGTAACATTCTTCTTCGTTTCCGTTTACATTTCCATTCCCATTTCCGTGGGGGGAAAAGTCTTTCCTCTTTTTGCCGTTGGCAGAAGATAGGTCCAACAAATCACCGTTTGTGTGATTAGACAGAGGAGTTGACAAATTAAGTCCAGATCCATTAAGCAGCTTCTTTGGGTGTCCATTTGCAGCACTCTTGATTGAAGGGAGAGGTCTCTCAAGCTCAAAGTCTGTGTTGGGAAGATTTCTCCATGAACTGAAATCACTTGCTTCAGTTGGGACTGTGAAATTCAAATCTCGGCCAGTAAGTTCAATCCACCTTTTTCGATCATCCTCATCAAGATTCATCAGATTGGGTGAAGGAAAAACCTCAATACCATGAACACACTGAGGGTTTGAAAGTCCTCTATAATGCTTCCTTTGCATCCGGTGGGATCGAACAAAACCTTTGTCAACACTAAAAGGAAACGGCCGTTCCCCTTGGCGAGAATGGCCATTCATGTAACTCCTCAGCTGCATCTTACCCAAAGCATTTTCAGGCCTCTCCTTGAAAACCCACATGTACATATTTTCCATGTCATGTTGAACCATGAAAACATCCAGATTGAGATCAGATTTCACAAAACCAGAAATGCCATTGCTGTCCCTGACAATCTTGGCCTTAGATTTATCATTCAACGACGGCTTAAAGTAAAAACTAAAGAAAAACCAAGCACCCCATATGCTATCAAATCGTTTAGCACATTTCCTTCCAACTTTAGGCAGAGTGAGAAAAGTCT from Trifolium pratense cultivar HEN17-A07 linkage group LG1, ARS_RC_1.1, whole genome shotgun sequence includes these protein-coding regions:
- the LOC123905191 gene encoding uncharacterized protein LOC123905191, with product MENHHPSTLLSMDSSASSHEELDLEMNRQTILSRPPDINLPLSAERSPPPPQSWISDPCDILDVGLGTQGYETETFLTLPKVGRKCAKRFDSIWGAWFFFSFYFKPSLNDKSKAKIVRDSNGISGFVKSDLNLDVFMVQHDMENMYMWVFKERPENALGKMQLRSYMNGHSRQGERPFPFSVDKGFVRSHRMQRKHYRGLSNPQCVHGIEVFPSPNLMNLDEDDRKRWIELTGRDLNFTVPTEASDFSSWRNLPNTDFELERPLPSIKSAANGHPKKLLNGSGLNLSTPLSNHTNGDLLDLSSANGKKRKDFSPHGNGNGNVNGNEEECYLAVNPPSDRIQDIEMHPSEPHWLNDFSGVIKNVYGPVTAAKTIYEDEQGYLIIISLPFVDLASVKVSWRNTLTHGIIKVSCMSTSRKPFIKRHDRTFKLTDASSEHCPSGEFVREISLSTRIPEDANLEAYYDEPGSVLEIMVPKHRVGPEEHEVRVCLRSHLGGNDLMLT